A segment of the Coffea arabica cultivar ET-39 chromosome 8c, Coffea Arabica ET-39 HiFi, whole genome shotgun sequence genome:
attattccaaataatatttcaaataatactatATCTTAACAAACCCTTATGTAAATCTTGATGATAAAAGAAACGGGGAGTATTTTGCTGCACAAGAATAAAATATCAAGTGTTAATTTGTGTgtgtgtctctctctctctctcttttttgttgACAATGATAATTATCTAACTAACTTTTATTCCTACTCTATGGGAGGAGGAGAAAGCTTGCAGAATGAACTATTAGACCAAACAAGTgcactattttattttttaagaatAAGAAGCGGGGTTTGAATCACCCAATCTAGctaagtttgggagtttaggatagaaaaaagagaagaagggaaaaCTTAAGTTacgagagaagagaagagattattatgttgtttgggagttttgagaattagtgaaataattttagatatgaaagtcattaaatatttgttcaataaatttttaaggataaaataggtattttaaaaaactttCATAAGCTTcctccaactttctctccaattttgaagaaaaaattttgcctACTATTTATTCTCTTAAATCCTTctatttcccttcttttctgTCCTACTAAAAATTAACGGACAAAGAAAAAttaactttctcttctttcccttcttttctgtCCAAATCCTCCGCTCCCAAACGAAGCGTAATGCACGGAAGAGATCTAAGGGACTCTTACCAAGACCCAGTGATTAATTTGTCGGTCAAAATTGGTGTGCTGGGGCAAGGGACAACCAGACAAGTGCAATTGTGACTCAGACGGttcttcaaaaaaatcatttcggTTGAATGGTTCATTGGTTGACTAGTCTATTTGGTTCCTTGGGCATTTTAATCCTTTCCATCGGCTGGCCACCGGAGACTTGCCCTTCACCACGGTGGAAGGATTTTCACGAAGCCTTGAGTATGTATGACATTTCTGGCTGCTTGGAAGGCCTGGGATGGAGACAGGCATTGCCCACAAAAGGCAAAAGCTACCGCCCCTACTTCCGCCAATGTATCCTCATCCATGAATAGACCTGTTTAGAATGAGCTTCTTATCAAGTGAACCAAGACATGTATTTGCCATGCTACATTCTAGCGTACAAGTCTGTCCTGATcgctatttttttttggtttttataaaaataataaattataatgatttgatatatgtgagataaaaatataattaaaaaatatatttacgaaAGACGTaacgttttttttttggtgaaaaaatggcaatccaaatAAGGTGAATtttcgcaacggatcttctgtcctacatcctgtgccactctctgtcccattttttattatattgctatttctcctacataaatatcatattttagttcttttttgtttccttaaaattcaataactattaattgagtaaaaaataaatacagcaatttcaaaaaagcaatatataattgaaaattaaaaaaatatagcaaaaaattcattaaaaaatctcatttttttatgcattttgattttttgagtttgttaaattttattttttactcaattaatagttattgaatcttaaggaaacaaaaaagaactaaaatatgatatttatgtaggagaaatagcaatataataaaaaatgggacagaaaatggcacagggtgtgggacaAAAGATCCGTTGCGGTGAACTTTCAACTATAGTTGTCTATTGTAACGCTCATTTGGAGCAACATGTTTCAGTTTAAACCGCATCAACTCCTGCTCATCCCCTGGTGCCGACTTTCTGTGCTACTTTACAAAATCGCACAATCTTTATAAGATTCAAACATCAACCCTTTTTTCCACTGATCTTCTCGCTCAATTTTTTAATACCTGTTTGAATTAGGtgtttttgggggtgtttttgaaaaattttactatagcagagtttttagagtatattttgggatattttttgaaaatattttgagatatttaagagtagaagagtttctaaaatatattttaagataatttttaaaattttaaaaaaatttaaactaatttttatattaccttttagagtactttttacaaatttttattgtatttgaaaaactagtttttgcaAAACACTCTACATTTCAATTTCGGAAAGAGTCTTAATAAACTAGCCTTACAACAAAAATTAGTCAACTGCATTAACGTACAAGTAAACTAAGATTGAATgaataatataaattaaaaaaaaaaaactgctatGAGCATGATCAAATAAGCCGACCAATCACATGTCCAACTTCGAGATTGCTGtcattaatttttaattaacaaaaatacATAGAAAAACGTACATGACAgtttaatgcaaaaaaaaaattgaagatttATTAGTCAAatcttaattaatttttttataatcaTATAGACATGTAATAATCTCTTAAATCTGAAATGTTGAATTGGGAAAAATTACGAGTATTACTCTTATTTgacagaaaaggggaaaaaaaggggCCAGACTCCACGtcattaaaatgaaaatttatcaAACTATTGAATTGGAGATTCTATGAATATCGTGCAAAAAAATAGGAGACAATGGAAGGAAGcagaaatgaaaaaggaaattactATAAAAAATTAACTAGATAATAATTGCAATATATACCCTTAAACAATCAATAAATGGTGATTTGTATTTTAAACTATTGTTGCAATTAAGTATGCTATGCAACCAAATTGTAGCAAATTGCTTAGGTGAGTTGAAAACAAATGAATCTTGAATCAAATAATCATATATTTTGTTCTTGGAGATACTTTATTGGTCCGAAATAAGCATGAGTATTATGATAAATAGATGCAAATCATGGTTACTAAAATGGGATTAATTTTTATACATGGtcaatgtaaaattttttttttcatacaaGCCGATTTAGATGAATGTCATATCATtattattcaaattttaaattcactTTTTGTCCACGTATCATATATTTATACCTATTagtgtaaaaattttttatattgacTGTTTATACAATATATATCCTACTAAAATccttttaacaaaaataaaaagttatTGGTTTTCAATTGAGTTGAATTATGTGTCGCAACATATTGTAGCATACAGTATTGAAGTGCTCAATTTAACAATatgttacatgaaatgcaaATCAGTGGCAGTTCAAGATGCACATTGCAATTTTCAACCCCTTTTCAGTTTAATGTTATGGCCACTTCAATTCAAGTATATTGGGTATGGAATTGAGACCTAGCTGAAAATTACTACATACAAGAATTCATTGTAAATGTCAAATTGGCATTTGCTTAATAATGTATATAGATATCTTTTATAGTCATCATTTGACTTCTATTTAGTAATACTACAATTCCAAGAATAGCTACTAATATTTTACTATCATTCAAACATAATTCTAATAATGTGTATGGGGGAAAGTTGGATAAAAATTAGAAAGAGTAAGAATGGGTATTATTTTACCATATTGCAGTTTTGAACTTAAGAATTTTCCTATAAACAATTGATGTGTTAATTCCAAATTCTAGTTTCACTTAATAAATTTCTCATTACTTCGTTACAAAATGGCTACTATAAGAGTCAATTTATCAGTTTTctataattaaaacaaatcaaaattatttttacattAGTATATGAACATTTGGACTAATCCCAAATGCATTTTAACATTAGCACACCACATGACTTTTCTAATTACATGAAAGTACAAGAATATAAATATACGAGTATTTTAACCCATTCACATAATAGATAACCCCCTATTTCCTCCCTGTTTCTTAAATCTTACCCCTTCCTTAAATCTCACTCTTTCCTTGCtggaaaaatttaaaaaaaaaaataatagataacCCTTTTGTATAATAGATATTGGTCTGATAATAGATGGTTCAAAATGTTAAAGAGGTTGTACAGCAATTAAAGTACAATATGTTACTGATCCAGTAATTTCCCAACTCTTGCAAAGGTACCACTCCTGTAATGCCAAAGTACAAACCTTCAAAGCTTTCTCCCCCAACACGAAGTAAACAACattaacccaaaaaataaaggggaaaaaaattcctCTTCCCCTTCACTACacatttgaaatttcaaaatccCATCTTGACATTGGAGATATAGATACCCCACGCaagaatattaaaaaaaaaaaaaaaaggctcaaGATTTCGAATCCCATTAAACACCGCCATCCCAATTCTCCAGGTGGGATATCAAAAACAGTAATCTAACTGCTCCTATACGTAGTGTAATGGTACTTTAACAAGAAAAGGCTGGGATTTTTCAGCTCAGTACTAGCATTCATTTCAGTTTCACCGATTGCCCAATTCAGGTTTCTGCAATTCAATACTCATTCTCTTCAGGAACCCTTTTCTGTTTGTCCATTTGGGTGTTTGAAATTCTGTTAATTTGTTAATTCCTCACTTTAATTTGATGCATTGGCTTAATAAAAGCTCTAATTTTTGTGGGTTTTCTCCCTTATTTATTAAAGTTGCTGTTATTGTCAGTCTTTTAAGTTTTGTGGGTTTTGTTAATGTTCCTCAAATTTGCTGATGGGTTAGTAGGAATACATGCTTCTATTTTGGTAGTGGACTTTGCTTTGAGCTTAAGTTGCATCAATGTAGCTTCATTTTCTCTTAGTTGTATTTTCTTTTCGTTGATATGTTCATTTTGGTTTGAAAGAAGAATTGGATGtcggttttatttatttattttttgtacaTATATTTTTCAGGTTCTTGGGTTCATTGGAAGTGGATGtaaaagtgatttttttgagTAGTTATTATGTCCCTGCTGAGTAGATTCTTTCACAGAAGACCGCCAGATGGCTTGCTTGAGTTTGTTGATAGAGTATATGGTAATTCAAGTCTGAAGATTGAATTTTGATTGCTGATGTGACTGTTGCTGATGACTTTATatcatttctttcaattttagtATGGATTTAACAGTTTTACTCTGTTTCGTTTGGACTTCTTTGTGATTTATGCAGTGTTTGATTCATGCTTTACGACTGAAGTATTGCCTGAGGACATGTATCAGTTGTACTTGCATGAAATTGTAAATGAATTACATGAGGGATTCCCCGAGTCATCCTTTCTTGCTTTTAACTTCCGGGAAGGTGAGAAGAGAAGCCAATTTGCAGAAATATTGTGTGAATATGATGTGACTGTCATGGACTATCCGAGGCAATATGAGGGTTGTCCTCTCTTGCCGTTGTCATTAGTTCATCATTTCCTTCGAGTTTGTGAGCATTGGCTTTTGGTTGGTAACCAGCAGAATGTAATCTTGCTTCATTGTGAGAGAGGGGGTTGGGCACTTTTAGCATTTATTTTAGCTAGTTTCTTGGTTTTTAGAAAGTTGCATAGTGGCGAGAGGAAGACTCTTGAAATGGTTTATCGAGAGGGTCCAAAAGGTCTGTTACAGTTGTTATCACCGCTAAACCCATTCCCATCACAGCTTCGTTATCTCCAATATCTCTCAAGACAAAATATTTCTCCGGAGTGGCCTCCCCCTGAACGAGCACTCTCTTTGGATTGTCTGATTCTTCGTTCCATCCCAAGGTTTGATAACCAAAAGGGCTGCCGTCCAATTATTCGTATTTTTGGTAGAAATCATCTTAGTAAGGATGGTCTATCAACGCAAATGCTCTATTCGACAAGCAAGAAAAAGAGAAATCTTCGACATTACTGTCAGGTTTTGATTGAAAACTTTTTGTATTTAAGTTGGTATGCATCATTTTCATGACATTTTATAgataatataaatatttggcCTTTTCCAGAAAGACAGCGACGTGATTAAGATTGATATTCAGTGCTTGGTGCATGGGGATGTTGTATTGGAATGCGTTCATTTTGATTTGGAACCAGAAAGAGAAGTTATGATGTTTCGTATAATGTTCAATACAGCTTTTATTCGATCTAACATCTTGGTTCTCAACTGTGAGAATTTGGATATCCTTTGGGATTCAAAGGCACGGTATCCAAAAGGTTTTCGAGCTGAGGTGAGTTGTCTGGATATGTTACTAACTCATTTAAGTTATATGGTTGCATGCTCTAGTGGTGTCTGAATATCTCATGAAATTGACTTTGTCAAGTTCAGGTGCTATTTGGTGATGTAGAAAGCATCTCTCATCCAAAACCTCCAACTACTATTTTAGATGGTGAAGAAACCGGTGGCCTTCCTATCGAAGCTTTTTCTAGAGTTCAAGAACTTTTTAGTGGTGTGGAATGGGCAGACACTGGTGATGATGCTGCTCTATGGTTGCTCAAACAATTATCTGTCTTGAATGATGTGAAAGATTTATCACTATTTCGGAGTAGAATGAATGGATATTCATCACCTTTGGACTCTGAAGATGAAAATAATGCCTCTAGTATTGCTGATAGTCTGGATTTTCTGGACTCTGAGAAGGCTAACGATCGAAGTTATGGTGGTGCAGCAGAGGTGAATTTTTCAGATGATCCTCTTTCTCATGATTATATGTCAGATGAAGCTTCTGATCGAAAGcctgctgaaaattcattggagCCATCGACTCGAGAAGCAGTTGATCCAATTCATTCACCTTCCCAAGTTGATAGTCATGTCAGCGTTGGTGGTGATTCTGAAATTACAAATGAAGTGCATGGATCAAGTATGGAAACTTTGTCCTGCCAGCCTTCTGGATTGCTTCCTTCATTATCTTCCTCTGCTCTTTCAAGTGCAATAGATCCTCAGTCATCACCACCCCCTCccccaccacctccaccaccacctccttTTGGTACTTCTAGTaatagaaaaacttcttcaCTGTCtcaaccaccaccacctccacctccCCCACCTCCTATGGTCTCTAGAAAAGTGATTTCTCCATCCCTTGCTCCACCTTCacctcctcctcttcctcctaATCATTCTGGTAAAGGGCCTCCACCtccacccccacccccacccccacccccacccctaTCCAGCTTTCCTAGTAGTTCTATTAAGACAACTCCACCACCTCCACTCCCACTTATTAGTTCGAGTACAGGACCTCCAGTACCagcccctcctcctcctcctctacCTCCCTCCAATAAAATTGCAAAGTCTCTGCGGCCGCCaccgccaccaccaccaccccctcCTCCTAAAGCCACTTCATCCATCTCTTCACAGACATCTCTAGCCTCACCTCCaacaccaccacctcctcctccttccATCTCTTCGAAAGGACCTCCACCGCCTCCCCCACCTCCTCCTCCCATCTCTTCCAAAGGATGTCCACCACCTCCACCAATTTCATCCACCAGCAGATCAGCATCATTCTCACCAGCACCTGCACCTGCACCTCCACCTCCGCCTCCACCACCTGCTCCATCTTTTGGCAATGCCAATAAGCCCAAAACTGCACCtcctccacctccaccacctGCTCCCTCATCTCTTGGCAATGCTGGTAAACTTCCAGCACTGCCCCCTACACCTCCTCCAGGTGCTCCACCACCTCCTCCACAAGCGCCAAAACCTCCTGGTGCTCCCCCACCACCTTTGGGGCGTGGTGCAGCACCAGCTCCTCCTCCACCGCCTGGTGGAAAGAGTTCCAGTGCTGCTCCGCCACCACCACCAGCTGCTGGAAGGGGAAGAACACTTTCAGGAACTGGTCATGGCAGAGGTCGAGTTTCCACTGGTTCTTCAATTCCCCCAAAGAAAGCTTCACTGAAGCCTTTACATTGGGTGAAAGTTACGCGAGCAATGCAGGGGAGCTTATGGGCTGATTCTCAGAAGCAAGAAAATCAGTCAAGGTGCGTAGACAAAGAGATTTTTCAGTAAATTTTTGCTAAGCTATATTAGAGGTCTTGTTAACCTTATCTAATCAAATATATGATTTGATCTTTGTTCCATGGTTTTGGTTTCACTGACATTGACAATAACCAACATTTTGTACTTCGAATTCTCAATCAACCTTTGTAGGCATTGTTTCCATACTTTAGCTTGGCAAGATATAGTGGGATGAATGTCTCCACTCTTGATTTCGGATAGTGTTGAATTGTTGGAAGTGATATCTTGCAAAATTCTAATGTCAATTCATTAAATGCTTTTGCCAGGGCGCCAGAAATTGATATAACAGAGCTTGAAAGTCTGTTCTCAGTGGCTTCTGCTTTGGATGGTAATAAGGGTGGAGGTCGGCGTGGTTCTAAAATTAACAAACCAGAGAAAGTGCAACTGGTAAGTGGAATATGACTTTTGATACATATTCCGACTAgtttcaaagaaattaatcggTATTACACGTGCAGGAAAGAGGGAATTAAATATAGTTTGATCTTTTCTTCCAGTCTTTCCTTAATCACGATAGCATTGAATTGAAATTCTAATCTGGTAGAATATATTTCTCCCTCTGTccaaaattattaaattttttaatccaaCTTTTGACCATAGTCCTTTGATTGCGATGGTAGTCCATTTAATTTCCAAGAACTACCTACTTCATGTCAACATTTTAGTTGTTTGAACTAAAAGGTATTGTGTTTACAAAAGGTCAAAGTTGAAGAGGGATAGCGTTGCCTATTCAAAGCAGAGACAAGCTTTTGGATAATATGAAAATGGTCCTGTGAAATCAACTATAAAATGCAATGGGGAAAGCTTTTAAGtgcttttaaaaatatttctctTGAAGTACATAAATTGAGTAACAGCATGTCTGCCACACAATGCAGCaatctaatttttttcaaaaaaatcataatATCATGGAAAAGTATACATCACTATCTAGTTGTGGTATAGCTTTACAATTTAGTACTTGTACACATGAAGTACCTTTTCTTGTGTCCCAATAGGTAAGGTGGTATTTTTTCTCCATTCATTTGGTCGCTTAGGAACACGATGAGATTCTTGCATTTGTATCATTATCAAACCTGTTGTCGTTGCTCTTACTCTGGCCGTCAACCTTCTTTTGTCAGGTTGATTTGCGCAGAGCCTACAACTGTGAAATTATGCTTACAAAAGTTAAGATTCCACTGCCAGATATGCTTGTAAGTTCATCTCTCTTATTATAATTGAGCATTGTGGGATTAACGTCTAAAAGCAGATGAAGTTGTAGACATTCTTTTGGATGTAGTCTTTCTACCGGGGCAAGGCAAATAAATTTTAGATGAAGTAGATGAAATTGGCATCCAGTTGCATTTTGATTATTGAAACAGCTGTTGTAGCTAAGCGGTAATTGTCATGCAGTGTGCTTTTGAGCTGAAGGATGAAAATGATTTTGAGTTCCAATTTTTTGAGGTTACGGGTTTGCGTTCTACTAAAGATGATGCATAAAACTCATGGTCATTTGGTTTAGTACTAAAGTTGACAAACTTATATTGCTGGTTCAAATGTGAGCAGAAAAGTCCGGTGCTTTATTAGGCCTATATCCATTATATTCTTTGGAGTATGCTTCCTTAGATAACAAGTTCTGTAAATGATGTTGATTAAGTAAACATACTGGAAAAGGTGTATCCTTGTAGGGACAATGTCAGTGCTCGCATGATGTATTTGGGCTGGCAACTTGAAGGACCTAGGATGTAATTTGTGGTTGTTGCAGCCACTTCGCTGCATGTTGCAAGATGGTAGAGGTTTTGCTTAGGTCAAATGCTAGCATCTTCAGTTACTGAGACTAATTGATCATTATCATACCGCTCAGTTGATGATATTGGTGGAGCAAAATCTCACTTGTGAGCCTTGGTGTAATTTTTTATATTGAATTGGCTGAGTTTATTGAGAATCTAGAACTTGGGAACTTAGAAGACTTCTACTGATCTTTCAAATGAATTCATGTTTCTATTAAACTAAAATGATTTCGTAGAACCTATATAGCCATAACCTGTAATATGTTGTACACGTTTAAAAGATCCTTattcttttaattattatttggttttattgtcatcatcatcctcatatAAATATAATTCTTTGTATCATCAAAGATTCTGTGTCTGCCTCTTGTTTTCATAATTTTCGCTCCCCCCTCCTTTCTTCATACCTTCTTAAGAGAAGAAGCATTATAGTGGAACAACGTTTTGGCTGTCAAGCACATTGAGTTATTGGTGACTGTTTTCTTTGTTTACTGACATTTCTAACCTCTTTGATCTTGAAGTTGCATTTTAAAGGTGAAGTTCAACATGCTATGATTGACTTAGACTGTCTATTAATTCTTTGAAATGCCTGTCATTTTTCAGAAGGGAATTTTCTCAACTCCTCATGTTACACAAAGTTGTAGGTTATCTTTGTGATGCTTGGAATAGAAGTGTTGCTTCTTGTACATGTTAACCTGTTGCTGCATTTGCTTTTATTTGATGTTGTGATTGATTACTCGTTCCTCAGTGCcagtatatatttataattgtgTCACCATGGTGGGCAGAACATTTTGATTATATCCTAAAAATGGTGCTAACTAGAAATTGCACCGAGCTCTTTTGAggatttggatgttgaagtTGAATTGTATCACTATGCCTGCCTGCTGCATTATCCTTTCCCTTTTCAGCATTGTAGATCTTAAATCCTCATTACTGCTTTTTCCTTTGTTACTCCCTGGGTACATGGCCTTCTTTACCCATCACCACCTCTGAGGTGTAATATAATATCTTTCATCTCCGGTTAATACTCTAAATTGTCAGATTTCTGGTATATATCTTTTCTAGTAGCCTATGTTCTTAATAGAAAGATAGATATCAGTTTTGAGTAAATGATGTAATTGTGTTTGGTCTG
Coding sequences within it:
- the LOC113706323 gene encoding formin-like protein 14 isoform X1, encoding MSLLSRFFHRRPPDGLLEFVDRVYVFDSCFTTEVLPEDMYQLYLHEIVNELHEGFPESSFLAFNFREGEKRSQFAEILCEYDVTVMDYPRQYEGCPLLPLSLVHHFLRVCEHWLLVGNQQNVILLHCERGGWALLAFILASFLVFRKLHSGERKTLEMVYREGPKGLLQLLSPLNPFPSQLRYLQYLSRQNISPEWPPPERALSLDCLILRSIPRFDNQKGCRPIIRIFGRNHLSKDGLSTQMLYSTSKKKRNLRHYCQKDSDVIKIDIQCLVHGDVVLECVHFDLEPEREVMMFRIMFNTAFIRSNILVLNCENLDILWDSKARYPKGFRAEVLFGDVESISHPKPPTTILDGEETGGLPIEAFSRVQELFSGVEWADTGDDAALWLLKQLSVLNDVKDLSLFRSRMNGYSSPLDSEDENNASSIADSLDFLDSEKANDRSYGGAAEVNFSDDPLSHDYMSDEASDRKPAENSLEPSTREAVDPIHSPSQVDSHVSVGGDSEITNEVHGSSMETLSCQPSGLLPSLSSSALSSAIDPQSSPPPPPPPPPPPPFGTSSNRKTSSLSQPPPPPPPPPPMVSRKVISPSLAPPSPPPLPPNHSGKGPPPPPPPPPPPPPLSSFPSSSIKTTPPPPLPLISSSTGPPVPAPPPPPLPPSNKIAKSLRPPPPPPPPPPPKATSSISSQTSLASPPTPPPPPPSISSKGPPPPPPPPPPISSKGCPPPPPISSTSRSASFSPAPAPAPPPPPPPPAPSFGNANKPKTAPPPPPPPAPSSLGNAGKLPALPPTPPPGAPPPPPQAPKPPGAPPPPLGRGAAPAPPPPPGGKSSSAAPPPPPAAGRGRTLSGTGHGRGRVSTGSSIPPKKASLKPLHWVKVTRAMQGSLWADSQKQENQSRAPEIDITELESLFSVASALDGNKGGGRRGSKINKPEKVQLVDLRRAYNCEIMLTKVKIPLPDMLNAILALDSSALDIDQVENLIKFCPTKEEMETLKNYNGDKEMLGKCEQFFLELMKVPRVESKLRVFSFTITFSSQVNDLRSNLNTINDATKEVKESAKLRQIMQTILTLGNALNQGTARGSAVGFKLDSLLKLSDTRAINNKMTLMHYLCKLLAEKMPELLDFDKDLVHLEVASKIQLKSLAEEMQAVSKGLEKVEQELTASENDGAISLGFQKVLKNFLHTAEAEVRSLITLYSEVGRNADSLSQYFGEDPARCPFEQVTQILVVFTKMFKKARDENEHQAEAEKKKMVKEALKEQVANSSAKKESVDADRPKFLKEIKDRFHN
- the LOC113706323 gene encoding formin-like protein 14 isoform X2; protein product: MSLLSRFFHRRPPDGLLEFVDRVYVFDSCFTTEVLPEDMYQLYLHEIVNELHEGFPESSFLAFNFREGEKRSQFAEILCEYDVTVMDYPRQYEGCPLLPLSLVHHFLRVCEHWLLVGNQQNVILLHCERGGWALLAFILASFLVFRKLHSGERKTLEMVYREGPKGLLQLLSPLNPFPSQLRYLQYLSRQNISPEWPPPERALSLDCLILRSIPRFDNQKGCRPIIRIFGRNHLSKDGLSTQMLYSTSKKKRNLRHYCQKDSDVIKIDIQCLVHGDVVLECVHFDLEPEREVMMFRIMFNTAFIRSNILVLNCENLDILWDSKARYPKGFRAEVLFGDVESISHPKPPTTILDGEETGGLPIEAFSRVQELFSGVEWADTGDDAALWLLKQLSVLNDVKDLSLFRSRMNGYSSPLDSEDENNASSIADSLDFLDSEKANDRSYGGAAEVNFSDDPLSHDYMSDEASDRKPAENSLEPSTREAVDPIHSPSQVDSHVSVGGDSEITNEVHGSSMETLSCQPSGLLPSLSSSALSSAIDPQSSPPPPPPPPPPPPFGTSSNRKTSSLSQPPPPPPPPPPMVSRKVISPSLAPPSPPPLPPNHSGKGPPPPPPPPPPPPPLSSFPSSSIKTTPPPPLPLISSSTGPPVPAPPPPPLPPSNKIAKSLRPPPPPPPPPPPKATSSISSQTSLASPPTPPPPPPSISSKGPPPPPPPPPPISSKGCPPPPPISSTSRSASFSPAPAPAPPPPPPPPAPSFGNANKPKTAPPPPPPPPPQAPKPPGAPPPPLGRGAAPAPPPPPGGKSSSAAPPPPPAAGRGRTLSGTGHGRGRVSTGSSIPPKKASLKPLHWVKVTRAMQGSLWADSQKQENQSRAPEIDITELESLFSVASALDGNKGGGRRGSKINKPEKVQLVDLRRAYNCEIMLTKVKIPLPDMLNAILALDSSALDIDQVENLIKFCPTKEEMETLKNYNGDKEMLGKCEQFFLELMKVPRVESKLRVFSFTITFSSQVNDLRSNLNTINDATKEVKESAKLRQIMQTILTLGNALNQGTARGSAVGFKLDSLLKLSDTRAINNKMTLMHYLCKLLAEKMPELLDFDKDLVHLEVASKIQLKSLAEEMQAVSKGLEKVEQELTASENDGAISLGFQKVLKNFLHTAEAEVRSLITLYSEVGRNADSLSQYFGEDPARCPFEQVTQILVVFTKMFKKARDENEHQAEAEKKKMVKEALKEQVANSSAKKESVDADRPKFLKEIKDRFHN